TCAAAGGAAAGAAATTAAAAGTTCATAAAGCGAAGAGATAAAAAAATGTCAGACCTCCGAAATGGAGCGTCTGACATTTTTGTCTTTTGAAATACTACTCGTATGTCTAAAATTTATAAATAAAATCAAACCGTTTACGTTTCTTAATCGTTTCCTATAGTGAACACATAAAAACTATGAGTGTGGGAGGAAAAATGATGAAAAATTGGTTTTTAGGAATTTTGTTGTTGATGGTGCTTATGGTAGTTGCTGCATGTGGAGCTGATGATGCGGAGACAAACAAGAATGCGGATAAAGGTAACGAGTCGGATGGACCAGCTTTACAAGTTTTATCGAATGACGAAGCTGGTGAATATCTAGCGGATGATAAAGGAATGACACTTTATTATTTCACTAAAGATGTCGAAGGAAAAAGTAATTGTACTGAAGACTGCCTTGCAAATTGGCCTCTTGTAAAAGCCGGCGAATATGAAGTACCAGATGGATATGACAAGGCAGACTTTGGCAGCATCACACGGGAAGACAACGATGAAGAACAGCTGACGTATAAAGGTTACCCGTTATATTACTTTGTGAAGGACGAGGCACAAGGGGATGTAAATGGGGAAGGCGTCAAAGATGTTTGGTACATTGCTAATAACCAGACGGAGTTCGGAAATTAATTGGTTTACAGGAGAAACTTTGATAGTTTCTCCTGTTTTTTGTATATTCATAACTTTCTTCCCAGAAGGCGGCCTTCTTGATATGATAGAAGAATAAGAAAATTCACTGAGGAAGGGGTGCAGTTGTGTGCATACAAAAAGCGATGAGGATCTGTTTCGATTAGTTCGAAAGAAGAATCGGAATGCACTTGAGGAATTATATGACCGTTATGGAAAGCTCGTTTTTAGTTATGCATATAAATTTTCCAATCATCAAGTAGAAATGTCGAAGGAAATTACACAACTTGTCTATTTAAGGTTATGGACGACTCAAAGTCACTACGATGCGTCAAAAGGTAAATTCATTAATTGGCTCCTGACAATTACGAGGAATATTTGTCTAGATTATGTAAAAAAAGAACAGCGATATAAAATGCAAAACGACGAAGTCACGATTCAGCGCATGGCAGATCCGAAAAATGAAGTCGATGAACATGTCAATGTTCAGCTGATTCAGTATGCGAAAATGAAGTTAACAGAGAAACAGCGACGTTTAATAGATCTTCTCTATTGGAAAGGCTGCACGCTCCAGGAAATCGCTAGAATTGAACAGGAGCCCGTTGGAACAGTTAAAAGTCGGCTTCACCAATCGTTGAAAAAATTGCGTTTATACATAGGAGAGGAGGAGCGGTATGAATAACGACAAGAAAGAGAATCAGGAACAATTTTCTTCTTCTGATGACGCCCTCCAAAATGAAGTTCAGGGGGTGGAGAAGAAAGTGTGGGAAGCGATGCATTTTGACTTCGAAATAGTTGACGAACCGACGGGGTTAAAAGAGGATGTCCTGAATTTTGCATTTGCACAAGATGCTCAAAATGAAACGTTATGGGAAAGGGTAAGGTCTTACTTCCAAAAGGTGGGGACCCAATTCACACCGCTGACAGCAAGTCTTAGTATTACGATGTTGTTTTCTATTATCTTCTTGGCTACACAACTTATTCAGAATCCGACAGAAGGATTCAATGAGATAGCGTCATCCATGACATTGAATGCTGCGGAAGGAGACCCAGGAGAAGTTTACGGCCATGCGTATTTAATAAATAAAAATGGCAATGAGGAGCTCGTCATAAATGTATCCGGTTTTCCACAAACAGAAGGAAAAGAAGTTTACCAAGTTTGGTTGATTGATAACAGTAACCGTCAAAGCGCAGGTGTTTTTAAACCCGATAAAGAAGGAAACGGTATACTCACTGTAAACATGTCAAAATATAATGCATTTAATAACATCGGAATTACGCTTGAGCCGGATGCCGATGGAAAACAACCAAGAGGGAAGAAAATTGTTGGAACATCGTGAAATAATAAAGGGGGAAGAACAGAACTTATGGAAAGAAGCAACCTATTAAATCAAATTGAACAACTGGAAAGAGAAATCTATGAGAAGAAAAAACAACTTTCAAACTTGAGACTGTCAGTTCCCGAACAACCTGTCGGAAATTATGAGTTTGAATTAACCGATAACGAGAAAGTCTCTTTACTTGATTTATTCGGCGATAAAAATGAGTTAATTGTCGTCCACAATATGGGGAAGAGCTGCTCATATTGTACAATGTGGGCGGATGGTTTTAATGGAATTTATCATCATTTGATTGACCAAGCAAGTTTTGTTGTTGCTTCTCCGGATGCACCAGAAGTACAAGAGAATTTTGTAGCGGAGCGAAAATGGCGATTCCCAATGATTTCAGTAAAAGAAAGTTCATTCACGGAGAATCTAGGTTTTCAAAAGGGAAAAAGTATGCTTCCAGGCGTATCGACATTTCGTAAAGATGATCAAGGTCTTATTTACCTTCATGCCCAAGCACCGTTTGGACCTGGAGATGATTATTGTGTTACTTGGCCATTATTCGATCTTCTTCCTTCAGGCGCAAAAGATGTAAAAGTGAAGAAAAAAATACACACCGATTCCGACTTCCAATTGACAAATAATGTTGCGGTAGGCGTCACTAATTATGAAGAAGCAATTAAGTTTTATCAAACGGTTTTTGGTATGAGAGTTGAAAAAACCTTTGAGAATGAAACGTTGCTTTCAATGAGCGGTACGAATTTCTTCATCGAAAAGGGAGAAAGTAATACCGTGTTCTTCGAATTCGCAGTCAATGATGTGGAGTCTGTCAAACGTATTCTTTTGGAAAACGGATGCACAATTACTAAAGAATATAATGAAAAAAGCTTAATGATTTCTGATCCTTTTGGGATGAGGTTTCATTTATTTGAAAGTGTCTAATTAAACGTGGATACTATAGTTATCGTAAAATAATCCTGAACAACAGAAAAGGGGCAATCGTATGAGTTTAAGACCATGTCCGTCTTGCGGAAATAACGTATCCAAACAAGCAGAATTCTGTCCGAATTGCGGACATCCATTTGAAACAAAGAAAGGGAAGAGTAATGGAATCACATTTTGGGGTGTAGTTGCGGCAGTCGTTATAGCAATCCTCATTATTTCATACTGTTAAAGATGTTGAAAAATATCTGCGATTTATTCAAAACGAGCAAACTGATGCGAATGAGTTTTTTTGCTGGGTGTGGAGCATTTCTAGTTTATATATTGAACAAATATTACTTTCGAGATTTGCTTAATTGGTCATTTAGTAAAAACTATTTGAATGATGTACTCGCCGGTATACTTATTGTCGGGATTGTTAATGTATTGTCAATCATGGGAAATCAAAAAAGATTATTGCTGATAAGCCTACCGCGAATCCTCGTTTTCACATTTCTTTGCGGCGTATTTTGGGAATATGTCACGCCTTTATATTTACATTATAGTATCTCGGACCCATACGACGTCGCGGCGTATATGTTTGGCGGATTTTGTTATTGGATAATTGTCCGTATTGCCCAATACAATACTCGGAAATTCATGAATGAATGAAACCGTTGCAGCTGAAGTTGTATTTTCAGTTGCAACGGTTTTATATTGAATATATTATTGGGACTCGATTCGTTCTTCACTCATTAATTCAGAAACTGTTCCAAGAACATAACCTTTTTCTTGAATGTCTCGAATCATGCTATCCAAACCTTCGGCCGTGGGTCTCGTGGGATGCATTAATATCATCGTCCCGTTTTCAACTTGGGATGTGACGCGATTCACCATTTCAGTGGTTGAAGGATTTCTCCAATCGACTGTGTCAGCGGTCCACAGAATCGTTAGCATACCGAGTTCACGTGCTACAGTGATTGTTTCTTGTTTAAAACTCCCGCTTGGAGGAGCAAACCATATCGGTTTAACCCCAAGCGTTTCTTCGATTACATCATTGGTCTTTTTTAATTCAATCTCCGTTTCCTTCGGAGATTTATGTTTAAGGTCAGGATGGCTGTATGCATGGTTACCGATTTCGTGATTTTCATTAAAGATTTGTCTTGCTAAGTCAGGGTTCTTTTTCACCCAACTTCCATCGAAAAAGAATGTTGCTTTCACCTTATGTTCGTCCAAAGTCTTTAATATTTGTGGAAGGAATTCGTTGCCCCAAGCAACGTTAATCAGTAAGGTCACCATCGGTTTTTCGGGATTGCCTCTATAAATAGGTGAGGGCGGCAGATCTGTTAAATGAATTTTTGGTGGAACTTTATTATATACAAGTTTTTTTGCATCAAACTTGCTGCTCTCCCACATTGCCAGATAACTTTCTTCTACATCAACGGTTAGTCCGTTATAGCCGGGTATTGCTTTCCAAATCCGATCAAGTTTCGCGTCGATGGGTTCAGCATTATTCAGTTTGGCATAGGTTCGAATTTCATCTAGCAAATTCGGACTTTCGTTATGTGTCGCAACCATAGTCGGGCGTTGAAGTTCATTCACAGGAGACGGTTTTGTAATAAATTCAAGGGAAAGAATGACAAAGCCTAAATATAATACGGAAAGTAGGATTGTTTTTTTCATAATATCCTCCGGTTGTTATTTCCGTATTTATTCCCCAAATTACATATTCAATACGCTATATTCATTAATTTACGATTGCCAATGAAATCCAGAAAAAATGGAGAAAAAGTACAACAGTATAAAGGATGACTGCAGAGCTAATTAATACCTTTAAATACTTTTTTGGTTTTATTTTGGATAATAGTAATAGGAGAAATAATGGGAGACTAATTTTCAGAGCGTAAAATCCGAACACGCTTGTATCGTAGATGGATTTCATTATAGGGTTTGCTTCTGAAATGTGATTTTGGCGTATACCAATATCAGTGAACAATGAATCTAAGAAGGCTAATAGTATAAGCAATAGAACAACATACTTAAAGTTTGTTTTTGGTGTGGTTTGAGGGTAAACATCCATTGGGGTACTCCTTTCTCAAAACTATTTACTTCGTTTCTTTAAACTGTGCAATTAAATCATTGTTTATGCTTCAATGTATTCACCTTGGACAAGTAAAAGAATTGACATGTTTTCGAACTTTCTTTGTAAAACGGCAGTAATGGACCATTTGTGATAAACTTTCTTAATAGGATTAGAGAAAGAGGAGTGAAAGTATTTATGAATAAAAAGCGTAATTATAGACCGTTAATTATTACTCTTTCCATCATATTAATAGGGGCTATCGGAGTTTTATCGGGAATGCCGGGGGCTGAGGATTTTGATGCGTTTGATGTTACAATTTTGCCACTAATGAATGCGATATTTAATACCTTCACATTCTTATTTTTAGTTTGTGCACTGATTGCAATATTAAAGAAAAATGTAACTGTCCATCGTCGATTTATCTATGCGGCATTTGTTACAACGTTTCTATTCTTGATTTCTTATGTTATGTTCCATTACTTGTCGCCATCCACACCTTTTGGCGGAGAAGGATTTATCGCTGGATTTTATTACTTCATATTAATCACGCATATTATCCTTGCAGCGGCAATTGTCCCTTTGGCGCTAACTAGTGTTGCACGCGCCTGGAATATGGAAAACGAACGCCACCGGAAAATTGCGCGTTGGACAATGCCGATTTGGCTGTATGTTAGCCTCACGGGCGTGCTCGTTTATATTTTGATTTCGCCTTATTATTAATAGGTGAACGAAAAACAGATTTAAACACAAAAAACGCCTTCTAGATTTTTCTAGAAGGCGTTTTTGTTGAGTTATATTAAGGGTTTGTTGACCATAAACCAGCAGATTTGAGGAAAACACGCGGGTGCAGTTTTAACTGCGCAACCATCAATTCAGCAAGATCTTCTGGCTGCATGACGTTTTCTGGATTACCATCAGTAAGATTTTCAGCAAATGCTAAGTCAGTGGCAACCGTACTTGGTGTCAGTGCAGTAACGCGAATGTTATGCTTTCTAACTTCTTGCATTAAGGATTCCGAGAGGCCTAGAACACCAAATTTCGATGCACTGTACGCGCTCGTTACCGCGCCTCCTCTTTCTCCAGCAGTCGAA
This genomic window from Sporosarcina sp. Marseille-Q4063 contains:
- a CDS encoding polysaccharide deacetylase family protein; this encodes MKKTILLSVLYLGFVILSLEFITKPSPVNELQRPTMVATHNESPNLLDEIRTYAKLNNAEPIDAKLDRIWKAIPGYNGLTVDVEESYLAMWESSKFDAKKLVYNKVPPKIHLTDLPPSPIYRGNPEKPMVTLLINVAWGNEFLPQILKTLDEHKVKATFFFDGSWVKKNPDLARQIFNENHEIGNHAYSHPDLKHKSPKETEIELKKTNDVIEETLGVKPIWFAPPSGSFKQETITVARELGMLTILWTADTVDWRNPSTTEMVNRVTSQVENGTMILMHPTRPTAEGLDSMIRDIQEKGYVLGTVSELMSEERIESQ
- a CDS encoding DUF5658 family protein, whose product is MDVYPQTTPKTNFKYVVLLLILLAFLDSLFTDIGIRQNHISEANPIMKSIYDTSVFGFYALKISLPLFLLLLLSKIKPKKYLKVLISSAVILYTVVLFLHFFWISLAIVN
- a CDS encoding RNA polymerase sigma factor translates to MHTKSDEDLFRLVRKKNRNALEELYDRYGKLVFSYAYKFSNHQVEMSKEITQLVYLRLWTTQSHYDASKGKFINWLLTITRNICLDYVKKEQRYKMQNDEVTIQRMADPKNEVDEHVNVQLIQYAKMKLTEKQRRLIDLLYWKGCTLQEIARIEQEPVGTVKSRLHQSLKKLRLYIGEEERYE
- a CDS encoding DUF420 domain-containing protein gives rise to the protein MNKKRNYRPLIITLSIILIGAIGVLSGMPGAEDFDAFDVTILPLMNAIFNTFTFLFLVCALIAILKKNVTVHRRFIYAAFVTTFLFLISYVMFHYLSPSTPFGGEGFIAGFYYFILITHIILAAAIVPLALTSVARAWNMENERHRKIARWTMPIWLYVSLTGVLVYILISPYY
- a CDS encoding DUF899 family protein; the encoded protein is MERSNLLNQIEQLEREIYEKKKQLSNLRLSVPEQPVGNYEFELTDNEKVSLLDLFGDKNELIVVHNMGKSCSYCTMWADGFNGIYHHLIDQASFVVASPDAPEVQENFVAERKWRFPMISVKESSFTENLGFQKGKSMLPGVSTFRKDDQGLIYLHAQAPFGPGDDYCVTWPLFDLLPSGAKDVKVKKKIHTDSDFQLTNNVAVGVTNYEEAIKFYQTVFGMRVEKTFENETLLSMSGTNFFIEKGESNTVFFEFAVNDVESVKRILLENGCTITKEYNEKSLMISDPFGMRFHLFESV
- a CDS encoding anti-sigma factor, whose amino-acid sequence is MNNDKKENQEQFSSSDDALQNEVQGVEKKVWEAMHFDFEIVDEPTGLKEDVLNFAFAQDAQNETLWERVRSYFQKVGTQFTPLTASLSITMLFSIIFLATQLIQNPTEGFNEIASSMTLNAAEGDPGEVYGHAYLINKNGNEELVINVSGFPQTEGKEVYQVWLIDNSNRQSAGVFKPDKEGNGILTVNMSKYNAFNNIGITLEPDADGKQPRGKKIVGTS
- a CDS encoding zinc ribbon domain-containing protein; protein product: MSLRPCPSCGNNVSKQAEFCPNCGHPFETKKGKSNGITFWGVVAAVVIAILIISYC